A window of the Oryza brachyantha chromosome 5, ObraRS2, whole genome shotgun sequence genome harbors these coding sequences:
- the LOC102720603 gene encoding ribonuclease 3-like protein 2: protein MKPTSRKRGPLAPDPVELLPPGFVANRADAAARVERLLRYQFRDRRLLEEALTHQSFADNSTVSYQRLEFVGDSALGLAFSNYLYLTNPSLGPGPLSTLRAANISTEKLARVAVRHDLYPLLRRNCPRLDLLVGQFIETVKQEPEDDLGTVPYGGSVVKAPKVLADIVEAIAAAVYVDCKFDLEKLWKVTRWLFEPIITAETIDEQPVTMLHELCQKHAKTAQFKTWQKGGTTVVNVFVGRELVGIGSSEQKVIAKLNAARDALGKLAGVKQQVLTTGVGSGLGDGVGELRECKQKLNEQCSRKNWPKPIFKLEKEDGPAHERKFVCSVQVETTDHNFVTIGDAMSRVKDAENSAAQKMLEVILKF from the exons ATGAAGCCTACCTCACGGAAGCGCGGCCCGCTAGCGCCGGACCCGGTGGAGCTGCTGCCGCCTGGCTTCGTGGCCAACCGAGCTGATGCCGCGGCACGCGTCGAGCGGCTGCTGCGCTACCAGTTCCGCGACCGCCGCCTGCTGGAGGAGGCTCTCACGCACCAGTCCTTCGCCGACAACAGCACTGTCTCCTACCAGAGGCTCGAGTTCGTCGGGGACTCGGCGCTCGGCCTCGCGTTCTCCAACTACCTCTACCTCACCAACCCCAGCCTGGGCCCTGGCCCGCTCTCCACTCTCCGCGCCGCCAACATCTCCACCGAGAAGCTCGCGCGCGTCGCGGTGCGCCACGACCTCTACCCGCTGCTCCGCCGCAACTGCCCCCGCCTCGATCTCCTC GTAGGTCAGTTTATTGAAACAGTGAAGCAAGAACCAGAGGATGATCTTGGTACTGTACCTTATGGTGGTAGTGTTGTCAAGGCCCCCAAGGTCCTTGCTGATATTGTTGAggccattgctgctgctgtctaTGTTGATTGCAAATTTGATCTTGAGAAGCTCTGGAAG GTCACAAGGTGGTTGTTTGAGCCGATTATCACAGCAGAAACAATAGATGAGCAACCCGTGACTATGTTGCATGAGCTATGCCAGAAACATGCGAAGACAGCACAATTCAAGACATGGCAAAAGGGTGGGACGACGGTGGTCAATGTATTTGTTGGCAGGGAGCTGGTTGGTATTGGTTCATCAGAGCAGAAGGTAATTGCTAAGCTCAATGCTGCTCGGGATGCATTAGGTAAGCTTGCAGGTGTAAAGCAGCAAGTGTTAACAACTGGGGTTGGCAGCGGATTGGGTGATGGGGTTGGAGAGCTTAGAGAGTGCAAACAGAAGCTTAATGAGCAATGCAGCAGGAAGAATTGGCCAAAGCCTATCTTTAA GTTAGAGAAGGAAGATGGCCCTGCACATGAAAGGAAATTCGTTTGCTCTGTTCAGGTAGAAACCACGGATCATAATTTTGTAACAATAGGCGATGCAATGTCGAGAGTCAAAGATGCGGAGAATTCTGCTGCACAGAAGATGTTGGAAGTTATATTGAAATTTTGA